The proteins below come from a single Echinimonas agarilytica genomic window:
- a CDS encoding AAA family ATPase, which produces MKPMKLTVVAFGPFAGSESIEFSALGQHPLFLINGPTGAGKTSILDAICFALYGKTTGDEREGSQMRCDIAQADVVTEVTFEFELAGQRYRIRRVPEQQRQKKNGDGFTTQKPEAQLWRLDEQRSETLMVAMKVSEATAEIETLTGLNVDQFRQVMVLPQGKFRQLLMADSKDREKIFSQLFQTHIYRKIEDKLKAQAAGIEKLVSEHRNRRDGILLNAGVDSDQHLKLELEQVKPDLEQAELRKQGAAQNVVATQNQYQRGMSLQADFQQLDDIKNQQHTQQQQHDEIEHRRSLLVNHTQAQRIQPHHAALKLANEQTTKATRQLAQEQTTLQQSTEKLTTAQLEYDKNSERDAELQALRVDREQLQQRIPLLTELDTITSELAKSEALKKQLTDTGQQRKGELDTLLQKQMQSNTTIRQLTEESDGQLETQKVLDARLVTVDTYQQWSTAQQELATLDQQFEAQKQTGTQCKVAEQTKLQSLQELRLIWHRGQAAVLAQALRPNEPCSVCGSVSHPNPAQSEHSVPSEQELDTAEADHRAAQSALQQAREQYSAKREQYKQKQMVLQRLHDQLGADIHLSPDALKQEIEGLKQQLSAQHRAHEQLALTRDTLAALQQSETALRTQLDEDRTAYEQLKSTCDGLVGRREQLIKTIGQPRLSLADVTSKLNKIELESAALERDIATFSQAFQQATNAVAAAQTGVKLAAGQLADAERAQSQSDQSFAEALANQAFESVADFEAALLLEQQSQSYQAEVEQYDTLKQQLRIQLEQLELRLKYLVLPDVPSLEEAVAQANLKQKSAEQEWQLRHTRHTLLLQTHQQLAKADEAAAALETEYSVVGTLAAVANGKTGNKISLQRFVLSVLLDDVLMAASQRLQLMSKGRYQLLRKEQRAKGNKASGLELEVEDAYSSKVRSVATLSGGESFMAALSMALGVSDVVQAYAGGIRLDTLFIDEGFGSLDQESLDLAIRTLVDLQSSGRMIGVISHVTEMKEQIATRVDLHKTPSGSRISISLP; this is translated from the coding sequence ATGAAACCGATGAAGCTTACCGTCGTCGCTTTTGGGCCATTCGCTGGTTCTGAATCCATTGAGTTTTCTGCGCTTGGTCAGCATCCACTGTTTTTAATTAATGGCCCAACCGGCGCTGGAAAAACTTCAATCTTAGATGCCATTTGCTTTGCTCTATACGGCAAAACAACGGGCGATGAGCGAGAAGGCAGTCAAATGCGCTGCGATATAGCGCAAGCCGATGTGGTCACCGAAGTGACCTTTGAATTTGAATTGGCGGGTCAACGATATCGCATTCGGCGTGTGCCAGAACAACAACGCCAGAAAAAGAATGGGGATGGGTTCACCACGCAAAAACCGGAAGCACAACTTTGGCGGTTGGATGAGCAACGCTCTGAAACCTTGATGGTTGCTATGAAGGTGTCCGAAGCCACCGCTGAAATAGAAACACTCACTGGTTTGAATGTGGATCAATTTCGGCAGGTCATGGTATTGCCACAGGGAAAATTCAGGCAATTGTTAATGGCAGATTCGAAAGATCGAGAAAAGATTTTCAGCCAATTATTCCAAACGCATATTTACCGTAAAATTGAAGATAAGCTCAAAGCTCAAGCTGCGGGCATTGAAAAACTAGTGAGTGAGCACCGCAATCGCCGCGATGGCATTCTGCTCAACGCTGGTGTGGACTCGGATCAGCACTTAAAACTTGAGTTAGAGCAGGTTAAGCCGGATTTAGAACAAGCTGAATTGCGTAAACAAGGCGCTGCACAAAATGTGGTAGCCACTCAAAATCAATATCAGCGCGGAATGTCATTGCAAGCCGATTTTCAGCAGCTTGACGACATAAAGAACCAACAACATACGCAACAGCAACAACATGACGAGATTGAACATCGCCGATCACTGTTGGTCAATCATACACAAGCGCAACGCATTCAACCTCACCATGCAGCGCTTAAGTTGGCGAATGAGCAAACAACCAAAGCTACACGCCAACTCGCTCAAGAACAAACAACGCTACAACAAAGTACCGAGAAGCTTACAACAGCTCAATTAGAATATGACAAAAACAGTGAACGCGATGCGGAGCTACAGGCTCTACGAGTAGACCGAGAACAGTTGCAGCAGCGTATTCCACTACTCACTGAATTAGATACGATCACGAGCGAACTAGCCAAATCGGAAGCGCTTAAAAAACAACTTACTGACACCGGGCAGCAGCGCAAAGGTGAGCTCGACACACTGTTACAAAAACAGATGCAATCCAATACAACGATTAGACAACTCACAGAAGAGTCTGATGGGCAACTCGAAACGCAAAAAGTGTTAGACGCGCGACTAGTCACAGTGGACACCTACCAACAATGGTCTACTGCGCAACAAGAATTGGCGACCCTGGATCAACAGTTTGAAGCGCAAAAACAAACGGGTACGCAATGTAAGGTAGCCGAACAAACAAAATTGCAATCGCTTCAAGAGCTCCGCTTAATTTGGCATCGCGGTCAGGCTGCGGTATTAGCCCAAGCACTCCGCCCCAATGAACCGTGCAGTGTATGTGGTAGTGTGTCGCATCCGAACCCAGCGCAGTCCGAACATTCAGTGCCCAGTGAGCAGGAGCTGGATACCGCTGAAGCTGACCATAGAGCAGCGCAGTCAGCCTTGCAGCAAGCGCGCGAACAGTATTCAGCGAAACGCGAGCAATACAAACAAAAGCAAATGGTGTTGCAACGTTTACACGATCAATTGGGCGCAGATATTCATTTATCGCCAGATGCGCTCAAGCAAGAAATTGAAGGGCTCAAACAACAGCTTTCAGCACAGCACAGAGCACATGAACAACTTGCTTTGACGCGTGACACTCTGGCGGCGTTGCAGCAATCAGAAACGGCTTTAAGGACTCAACTCGATGAAGATCGCACAGCGTACGAACAGCTCAAAAGTACTTGTGATGGTCTAGTGGGTAGGCGCGAGCAACTGATTAAAACAATTGGCCAACCTAGGCTGTCGCTGGCCGATGTGACATCCAAGTTAAACAAAATAGAACTAGAATCGGCTGCATTGGAGCGCGATATCGCAACCTTTAGCCAAGCGTTTCAACAAGCCACCAACGCGGTTGCTGCGGCTCAAACGGGGGTTAAACTAGCAGCAGGGCAATTGGCAGACGCTGAACGCGCGCAGTCGCAGAGCGATCAATCTTTTGCCGAAGCGCTTGCTAACCAGGCATTCGAGTCGGTGGCTGATTTTGAGGCTGCGTTGCTGCTTGAGCAACAATCCCAATCCTACCAAGCTGAAGTTGAACAATATGACACGCTCAAACAACAGCTGCGCATTCAGTTGGAACAGCTCGAACTGCGCCTCAAATATTTAGTACTGCCAGATGTGCCATCATTGGAAGAAGCGGTAGCTCAGGCGAATTTAAAGCAAAAATCGGCAGAGCAAGAGTGGCAGTTGCGTCACACTCGACATACATTGTTGTTGCAAACCCATCAGCAACTGGCGAAGGCCGACGAAGCGGCTGCCGCGTTAGAAACAGAATACAGTGTGGTGGGCACATTAGCCGCTGTGGCAAACGGCAAAACGGGTAATAAGATAAGTTTGCAGCGCTTTGTTCTGAGCGTGTTGTTGGATGATGTGTTGATGGCTGCAAGCCAGCGTCTTCAGCTTATGAGTAAGGGGCGTTATCAATTGCTTCGTAAAGAGCAGCGCGCTAAGGGGAATAAAGCTTCGGGTCTTGAACTTGAGGTGGAAGATGCGTATTCCTCCAAAGTTCGTTCAGTTGCGACACTCAGCGGTGGAGAGAGCTTTATGGCAGCGTTATCGATGGCACTGGGTGTTTCAGATGTGGTTCAAGCTTACGCCGGCGGTATCCGATTAGACACCTTATTTATTGATGAAGGCTTTGGTAGCTTGGATCAAGAATCACTTGATTTGGCGATTCGAACCTTGGTTGATTTGCAATCGAGCGGCCGCATGATTGGCGTGATTTCTCATGTCACCGAAATGAAAGAACAGATTGCAACCCGTGTGGATTTGCATAAAACTCCGAGCGGTAGTCGCATTTCAATTTCCCTTCCCTAA
- a CDS encoding exonuclease SbcCD subunit D, giving the protein MKFLHTSDWHLGRQLHNFSLIDDQQYVLQQIIDLAVEHRVDAVVVAGDIYDRSIPPANAVKLLDDVIHELIEVHHIPVIMIAGNHDGHERLGFASRQLKQSGLHIVGPLVANISAITIKGKHTDAVFYGVPYADPATVRDVFDCDARTHEEAMAVLLEQVIQSDAKGLPKVVVSHCFIAGGESSDSERPLSIGGADHVSAELFKPFNYVALGHLHGPQFKGYPHIRYSGSILKYSFSEQHQNKSVTLVTLDQKGIATTELLPLHAQRDVRIIEGLLSDLLEVGVSDTHRDDYLMVRLLDKTAILDAMGKLRSVYPNVMHVERTGLLAQTDTLELNRDHLAKSEFAMFRDFFEQVNGESLSPQQTELLQQTIEEIHHAEDRS; this is encoded by the coding sequence ATGAAATTCCTGCACACCTCAGATTGGCATCTCGGACGCCAACTTCATAACTTTTCGCTTATAGACGACCAACAATATGTACTACAACAAATCATCGATTTAGCCGTTGAACATCGTGTCGATGCCGTGGTGGTTGCAGGTGACATTTACGACCGTTCAATACCACCCGCCAATGCGGTGAAGTTATTGGACGATGTGATACACGAATTGATCGAAGTGCACCACATTCCCGTCATTATGATTGCAGGCAACCACGATGGACATGAACGCCTTGGATTTGCATCGCGGCAGCTTAAACAAAGTGGTTTGCACATCGTTGGGCCGTTGGTGGCGAATATCTCAGCTATTACGATCAAAGGTAAGCACACTGACGCTGTGTTTTATGGCGTGCCATATGCGGATCCGGCCACGGTGCGTGATGTGTTCGATTGTGATGCACGAACTCATGAAGAGGCCATGGCGGTGTTGCTAGAACAAGTGATTCAGAGTGATGCCAAAGGTCTGCCCAAGGTTGTGGTAAGTCACTGTTTTATCGCTGGCGGAGAGTCGTCCGATTCGGAACGTCCGTTGAGTATTGGTGGCGCTGACCATGTGAGTGCGGAATTGTTTAAGCCATTTAACTACGTTGCTTTAGGTCACTTGCATGGGCCGCAATTTAAAGGCTACCCGCATATTCGCTATTCAGGCTCGATTTTGAAGTATTCGTTCAGTGAGCAGCACCAAAATAAGTCGGTGACTTTGGTGACTTTAGATCAAAAGGGCATAGCAACCACAGAGTTACTGCCATTGCACGCGCAACGTGACGTGAGAATCATCGAGGGCTTACTTTCTGATTTACTGGAGGTGGGAGTGAGTGACACTCATCGAGATGACTATTTAATGGTTCGCTTACTTGATAAAACCGCCATCTTAGATGCCATGGGCAAACTACGATCAGTATACCCCAATGTGATGCACGTAGAGCGCACTGGGTTATTGGCACAAACCGATACACTCGAACTCAATCGCGATCACCTTGCGAAGAGCGAATTTGCGATGTTTAGAGATTTCTTTGAGCAAGTGAATGGTGAGTCGCTCAGCCCACAGCAAACTGAACTACTTCAGCAAACCATCGAAGAGATTCACCACGCAGAGGATCGCTCATGA
- the blaOXA gene encoding class D beta-lactamase, whose amino-acid sequence MKKSVVGILLIVLSTTVQALNWQADARVAALFEKYQLDGTFVLYDVQREQYSGFNLARAETRFIPASTFKIVNSLIGLTVGAVKDVHHKLPYGGQPQYLKVWEQDMGLADAIAVSNVPVYQALARRIGKQRMRHALEAIPYGNAQVGSEIDQFWLQGPVAISAIEQAHYLAKLAQLKLPFPVKVQQDVAAIIQQPTAPGRLLYAKTGWASSPEPDIGWWVGWVQKNHEIYSFALNINIQQSSDGAQRKHLGNAILSALDLVEFEPAPTD is encoded by the coding sequence ATGAAAAAAAGCGTTGTTGGCATACTGTTGATTGTGTTATCTACCACGGTACAAGCGTTGAACTGGCAAGCTGATGCTCGTGTCGCGGCGCTGTTCGAGAAATACCAACTTGACGGCACGTTCGTATTATATGACGTTCAACGAGAGCAGTATTCAGGGTTTAACTTAGCGCGAGCTGAAACCCGATTTATACCGGCATCGACTTTTAAAATTGTGAATAGCTTGATTGGCTTGACAGTGGGAGCGGTGAAAGACGTTCACCACAAATTGCCCTATGGTGGACAACCACAATATTTAAAGGTGTGGGAACAAGATATGGGCTTGGCTGATGCCATTGCTGTGTCGAATGTTCCAGTGTACCAAGCGTTAGCGCGTCGTATTGGAAAGCAACGAATGCGCCATGCGCTTGAAGCCATTCCATATGGCAATGCCCAAGTGGGCAGCGAGATCGATCAATTTTGGCTTCAAGGCCCTGTTGCTATATCCGCCATTGAACAAGCACATTACTTGGCAAAACTAGCGCAGCTAAAGTTGCCATTTCCTGTGAAGGTTCAGCAAGATGTGGCCGCTATCATTCAACAGCCCACCGCGCCTGGTCGCTTATTGTATGCCAAAACAGGCTGGGCAAGCTCCCCTGAACCCGACATTGGTTGGTGGGTTGGTTGGGTTCAGAAAAACCATGAAATCTATTCATTCGCGCTTAATATTAATATCCAACAATCATCAGACGGTGCTCAACGAAAACACTTAGGCAATGCGATTTTATCGGCATTAGATCTGGTTGAATTTGAACCTGCGCCTACCGACTAA
- a CDS encoding DUF2956 domain-containing protein, whose amino-acid sequence MSKSISPETKSEAMQAAKSTQRPGQTKEQTKLIAQGIEKGIAEYKKQHKAKARQRDKQRKQHKGLEQAVTVEHAKASVVVSPEASKNWVPWALLVLSWLGFLAYYFSLV is encoded by the coding sequence ATGTCTAAATCTATCTCTCCAGAAACGAAATCTGAAGCGATGCAAGCGGCTAAGTCTACTCAACGGCCAGGGCAAACCAAAGAGCAAACTAAGTTGATTGCTCAAGGCATTGAAAAGGGCATTGCTGAATACAAAAAACAGCATAAAGCAAAAGCGCGTCAGCGAGATAAACAACGCAAGCAGCATAAAGGCCTTGAACAAGCGGTTACTGTAGAACACGCTAAAGCATCTGTTGTTGTCTCTCCTGAAGCATCTAAAAACTGGGTACCTTGGGCATTACTAGTACTCAGTTGGCTAGGTTTTTTAGCGTACTATTTTTCACTTGTTTGA
- a CDS encoding dienelactone hydrolase family protein has translation MIIETQTVDIDTPTGVMRCYQYSPVAEGQYPAIIYYSEIFQQTAPIARAAAVMAGHGFIVLVPEVFHELNPRGTVLAYDDKGKDKGNADKFAKPLEDHDSDTEAMIDYLDNHAKCTGRIGTMGVCIGGHLSFRAALNPALLSAFCLYATDIHSNTLPCQEGNDSYTRAGDIQGELAMIWGKQDPHVPTEGRQKIYQQLIEQDVNFTWLEVNGQHAFMRDEGDRYDPELALKMYLDAVALFRRTLN, from the coding sequence ATGATCATCGAAACTCAAACCGTCGACATCGACACACCCACGGGCGTAATGCGCTGCTATCAATATTCGCCTGTTGCTGAAGGCCAATATCCAGCTATTATTTACTACTCAGAAATCTTTCAACAAACAGCACCCATCGCTCGCGCAGCCGCTGTCATGGCTGGTCACGGGTTCATCGTGTTGGTCCCAGAAGTATTTCATGAGCTAAACCCCAGAGGTACAGTGCTCGCGTACGACGATAAAGGTAAAGACAAAGGCAACGCAGACAAATTTGCCAAACCACTTGAAGACCATGACAGCGATACTGAAGCGATGATTGACTACCTTGACAACCATGCAAAATGTACCGGGCGCATTGGTACCATGGGGGTTTGTATTGGCGGCCATTTGTCATTCAGAGCCGCACTCAACCCCGCGCTATTATCTGCCTTTTGTTTGTACGCCACCGACATCCACTCCAACACGCTGCCCTGCCAAGAAGGCAATGACTCCTATACTCGGGCCGGTGATATCCAAGGAGAGCTTGCCATGATTTGGGGCAAACAGGACCCTCATGTTCCAACCGAAGGTCGGCAAAAAATATATCAGCAGTTGATTGAGCAAGATGTGAATTTCACTTGGCTTGAAGTCAATGGTCAGCATGCATTCATGCGCGATGAAGGCGACCGGTACGATCCGGAACTTGCACTCAAAATGTACCTTGATGCAGTTGCCCTGTTCAGGCGCACATTAAACTAA
- a CDS encoding DUF808 domain-containing protein, whose protein sequence is MAGLSLIALLDDIAAVLDDVALMTKVAAKKTAGVLGDDLALNAQQVSGVKAEREIPVVWAVAKGSFLNKLILVPLALLLSLFLPVAITLLLLAGGLFLCFEGFEKVFHKWFHASTEHEQQLQRLKANSDQDVDLVAMEKQKIKGAIRTDFILSAEIIVISLGTVADSVFVTQILVVASIAIAMTIGVYGLVAGIVKLDDAGFYLLAKANQKGDASLQKWLGRGLIVFAPKLMKFLVIVGTAAMFLVGGGILVHGIPMIADVAHHIDHNAASISNIGSVLSSVMPVITNAVVGILAGALTMAVVSIISSIARILGKQR, encoded by the coding sequence ATGGCTGGATTGAGCCTGATTGCTTTACTGGATGACATTGCTGCGGTGCTCGATGACGTGGCGCTGATGACCAAGGTCGCGGCAAAAAAAACAGCCGGCGTTTTAGGTGACGACTTAGCGCTGAATGCACAACAAGTGTCGGGAGTCAAAGCCGAGCGCGAGATCCCTGTGGTGTGGGCGGTGGCTAAAGGGTCGTTTCTCAATAAGCTTATCTTGGTGCCGTTGGCGTTACTCCTGAGCTTATTTTTACCCGTTGCCATCACGCTATTGCTTCTCGCTGGGGGGCTGTTTTTATGTTTTGAAGGCTTCGAAAAGGTGTTTCATAAGTGGTTTCATGCCAGTACTGAACATGAACAACAATTGCAGCGTCTTAAGGCAAATTCAGATCAAGATGTTGACCTTGTTGCAATGGAAAAGCAAAAAATCAAAGGCGCAATCCGAACGGATTTCATTTTGTCGGCGGAGATCATCGTGATCTCCCTAGGCACTGTGGCAGACAGCGTATTTGTCACTCAAATATTGGTGGTGGCCAGTATCGCAATCGCCATGACTATTGGTGTGTATGGCTTGGTTGCCGGAATTGTTAAGTTAGACGACGCAGGGTTCTATTTGCTCGCAAAAGCGAACCAAAAGGGCGATGCATCGTTACAGAAGTGGTTGGGGCGTGGACTCATTGTATTTGCCCCTAAGCTCATGAAGTTTTTGGTGATAGTTGGCACCGCGGCGATGTTTTTAGTGGGCGGTGGGATATTGGTTCATGGTATTCCTATGATTGCGGATGTGGCACACCATATTGATCACAATGCCGCCTCTATTTCAAATATAGGCTCGGTACTGAGCAGTGTGATGCCTGTAATAACCAATGCCGTAGTGGGAATTTTGGCCGGAGCGCTGACCATGGCGGTTGTATCAATAATATCGTCGATAGCAAGAATATTGGGCAAGCAGCGCTAG
- the def gene encoding peptide deformylase gives MQIAQVGEPILKAPAIAVTQFNSELDAFIAELLDCMTTANGIGIAAPQVFDPRAIMIVASRPNERYPHAPEMAPLVMINPTITGTNEHIEKAWEGCLSVPGIRGLIPRPTAVSIQYQDTKGTVHTAEWDGFLARVFQHEYDHLMGKTWLDRLESVADICAETVLLPRIR, from the coding sequence ATGCAGATTGCCCAAGTTGGTGAACCGATCCTCAAAGCCCCAGCCATTGCAGTGACACAGTTTAACTCAGAGCTCGACGCCTTCATTGCTGAGCTTTTAGACTGTATGACCACCGCGAATGGGATTGGTATCGCAGCGCCGCAAGTGTTCGATCCACGCGCTATCATGATCGTTGCCTCACGTCCGAACGAACGGTATCCGCATGCACCAGAGATGGCTCCCTTAGTGATGATAAACCCGACGATTACGGGCACCAATGAGCACATCGAAAAAGCATGGGAAGGGTGTTTAAGTGTACCGGGCATCCGGGGTTTAATTCCTAGGCCCACCGCTGTTTCAATACAGTATCAAGACACAAAAGGTACAGTTCACACGGCCGAGTGGGACGGCTTTTTAGCACGTGTATTTCAACATGAATACGACCACTTGATGGGCAAAACATGGTTAGACCGGCTTGAATCTGTGGCAGATATTTGTGCTGAAACCGTACTTTTACCTCGTATTCGATAA
- a CDS encoding 6-bladed beta-propeller: protein MKNVLSPKSNLDPHGLIVGHNDFKYRVDTQWGALNPKDVAVENCHDFAMDSRGRIIMVTDNPSNNFIVYNKDGKLLDSWGTEYPGAHAIEVVHENGEDFIYVVDSGWISNRNWDGISTDAWDSPFNKVIAQSGFVSKLTIDGRLIFTIGHPQTCGAYKPEQPFRPTDVAVAANGDIYITDGYGSDFLLQYDCQGRYIRHWGGHDNHNSDLNLTNTHGISIDHRDPADPHLIVSSRADHVMKLFSLNGDYRSSIATPGAYIGGAVFKDDHFYAPVCWSHIDGANADDSGFISIFDRDNRVVSNPGGTEPMYVDGVLQPMQSTWDVFNHCHGVCVDDDENLYVGQWRANQSYPIKLERV, encoded by the coding sequence ATTAAAAACGTGTTATCGCCGAAGTCTAATCTTGACCCCCATGGGCTGATTGTGGGGCACAATGATTTTAAATACCGAGTAGATACGCAATGGGGAGCCTTGAACCCTAAGGATGTTGCTGTTGAAAACTGCCACGATTTTGCGATGGATTCGCGTGGCCGTATTATTATGGTGACCGATAACCCAAGCAATAACTTTATTGTGTACAACAAAGACGGTAAGTTGCTCGACTCTTGGGGAACGGAATACCCCGGTGCTCATGCTATTGAAGTGGTGCATGAAAACGGCGAAGACTTTATTTATGTGGTTGACTCGGGTTGGATCAGCAATCGAAACTGGGATGGCATATCGACCGATGCATGGGATTCGCCGTTCAATAAAGTCATCGCGCAGAGCGGATTTGTATCGAAACTCACTATCGATGGCCGTTTGATTTTTACCATTGGTCATCCGCAAACTTGCGGCGCATATAAACCAGAGCAACCGTTTAGGCCCACTGATGTAGCCGTGGCAGCAAATGGTGATATCTATATCACTGACGGTTATGGCTCAGATTTTTTACTGCAGTATGACTGCCAAGGTCGATATATTCGCCATTGGGGCGGGCACGATAATCACAATTCAGATCTCAATCTGACCAACACACACGGTATTAGCATTGATCATCGAGACCCTGCTGATCCGCATCTAATTGTGAGTTCTAGGGCCGATCATGTGATGAAATTGTTTTCACTCAACGGCGATTACCGAAGTTCTATTGCAACTCCGGGCGCTTATATTGGCGGCGCAGTGTTTAAAGACGATCATTTTTACGCGCCTGTCTGTTGGTCACATATTGACGGCGCCAATGCAGATGATTCTGGCTTTATTTCTATTTTCGATCGCGACAATCGAGTGGTGTCTAATCCTGGCGGTACTGAACCCATGTACGTCGACGGCGTTCTTCAGCCTATGCAGAGCACATGGGATGTGTTTAATCATTGTCATGGCGTGTGCGTTGATGATGACGAGAACCTTTACGTTGGCCAATGGCGGGCGAACCAATCTTACCCAATTAAACTTGAACGGGTTTAA
- a CDS encoding phytanoyl-CoA dioxygenase family protein: MNNRVLTQQQISDFNRDGYVIVRGHYSPEEIKCLQDKAFNDDSLYERAWHKKDAEGTVSKVCLWQETGNDLYSMFSRGRRLAESVEAILGEEVYHTSTKIMMKEPFVGGAWEWHQDFGYWHKDNYLLRSDIVSCMIGVNRATIENGCLQVLKGSHQLGRLDHNKTGDQKGADMEFVEQAMKSHELINVELEPGDVLFFHCNLLHKSNQNRSSEPRWSMICAYNTLSNRPFKENEAKVFPFEKIDDSAILNWSE; encoded by the coding sequence ATGAACAACCGTGTTCTAACACAACAACAAATATCGGATTTTAACCGCGACGGGTATGTCATTGTTCGCGGGCATTATTCGCCAGAGGAAATTAAATGCCTCCAAGATAAAGCGTTCAATGACGACTCTCTGTACGAACGCGCGTGGCACAAAAAAGACGCCGAAGGTACGGTGAGCAAAGTTTGCCTGTGGCAGGAAACAGGGAATGATTTATACAGCATGTTTTCTCGCGGGCGCCGACTGGCTGAGTCGGTTGAAGCGATATTGGGTGAAGAGGTATATCACACCAGCACCAAAATTATGATGAAAGAACCGTTTGTGGGCGGTGCTTGGGAATGGCACCAGGATTTTGGTTATTGGCACAAAGATAACTATTTACTGCGTTCGGATATCGTGAGTTGCATGATTGGCGTGAACCGCGCAACCATCGAGAACGGCTGTCTTCAAGTATTAAAAGGGAGCCACCAGTTAGGGCGTTTAGATCACAACAAAACCGGCGACCAAAAAGGCGCAGATATGGAGTTTGTTGAACAAGCCATGAAATCTCATGAATTGATTAACGTTGAACTTGAACCCGGTGATGTTTTGTTTTTCCACTGCAACTTACTTCATAAATCGAACCAAAACCGCTCGTCTGAGCCGCGGTGGTCGATGATCTGTGCTTACAACACCTTGAGTAACCGCCCATTCAAAGAGAACGAAGCGAAGGTTTTCCCATTTGAAAAAATAGATGATTCAGCCATTTTGAATTGGTCTGAATAA
- a CDS encoding DUF1330 domain-containing protein: MAFERIVGLFVTDKTEYQNYRKGMLPILERYGGQFTFDFEVSAVLKSPSNLPVNRLFTLQFPNESLMNDFFADEAYQSVREQYFEHSVSDITPISMHKVIEP; encoded by the coding sequence ATGGCTTTTGAGCGAATCGTAGGCCTTTTTGTCACAGACAAGACGGAATATCAGAACTATCGAAAAGGAATGTTGCCCATACTGGAGCGCTATGGCGGACAATTTACCTTCGACTTTGAGGTTTCTGCGGTGCTAAAGAGCCCGTCAAATTTGCCGGTAAACCGACTATTCACGCTTCAGTTTCCAAATGAGTCGCTGATGAACGACTTCTTTGCAGACGAAGCTTATCAATCGGTGAGGGAACAGTATTTCGAGCACTCGGTTTCCGATATTACTCCAATCTCAATGCACAAAGTGATCGAGCCTTGA
- the fghA gene encoding S-formylglutathione hydrolase, whose protein sequence is MALENITQNKVFGGWHKQYLHDSEVLNCRMQFAIYLPPQAAPSAPVPVLYWLSGLTCTDQNFMQKSGAFRMAAKLGLAIVAMDTSPRGEDVADDDGYDLGQGAGFYLNATEFPWSRHYQMYDYVTQELPNLIQQHFPVSSVRSISGHSMGGHGALTIGLKNPTLYRSISAFSPITHPTQCPWGQKAFAAYLGSDRTTWLQYDTCELIKRVDKHVPVLVDQGESDDFLEEQLKPDSLVAVSAPEKGELNVRLQPGYDHSYFFIASFIDEHLQFHAKHMTE, encoded by the coding sequence ATGGCATTAGAAAATATCACTCAGAACAAGGTGTTTGGCGGCTGGCACAAACAGTATTTGCATGATTCTGAGGTGCTCAATTGTAGGATGCAATTCGCAATATATTTACCCCCTCAGGCAGCGCCTTCTGCGCCCGTTCCAGTATTGTATTGGTTGTCAGGGTTGACCTGTACAGATCAAAACTTCATGCAGAAATCGGGCGCTTTTCGAATGGCTGCTAAATTAGGATTGGCCATTGTTGCGATGGACACCAGCCCGAGAGGCGAAGATGTTGCAGACGATGACGGTTATGATCTAGGTCAGGGAGCCGGCTTCTACCTCAACGCAACTGAGTTTCCGTGGTCTCGCCACTATCAGATGTACGACTACGTGACTCAAGAGTTGCCCAACCTCATTCAACAGCATTTTCCAGTTTCGTCTGTGAGGTCTATTTCGGGCCACAGTATGGGCGGGCATGGTGCATTAACAATTGGTTTGAAAAATCCAACATTGTACCGTTCAATTTCTGCATTTAGCCCTATAACACATCCAACTCAATGTCCTTGGGGACAGAAAGCGTTTGCGGCATACTTGGGCAGTGATCGAACAACATGGCTGCAGTACGACACTTGTGAATTGATCAAGCGAGTTGATAAGCATGTGCCCGTGCTGGTCGACCAAGGCGAGTCGGATGATTTTCTTGAAGAGCAATTGAAACCAGATTCACTGGTTGCAGTATCTGCCCCTGAAAAAGGTGAGCTGAACGTGCGATTACAGCCGGGTTATGACCACAGCTACTTTTTCATTGCTAGCTTTATTGACGAGCATTTGCAGTTTCATGCAAAGCACATGACTGAGTAA